In Nostoc sp. UHCC 0926, a single genomic region encodes these proteins:
- a CDS encoding CHAT domain-containing protein, producing MLSKVQEIKRAVQSALKVPEQLFYQAEKQAQQGEYQAALDSLDLALDLRPRDSKFWYHKGKILAYNLKNSQKALQAFDNALTFVTDKNFRKQVLNGRGNVLKDLWCNEDAAAAYQKALKIDPSYWQARKGWGWLLFSRFHEYLITLAKLDEGLPLSQAQLKDSRRGVRNYHKEGCGQLHRAKGKIHYKHGLHQSDPLPYWENAQRSYQEALRFINAQTKEYLEVIEDLIQVFLALRKIKEAEHLQREGLDLLNRLSAQAQSFREKRMLALKFTGFNQLTVDIWVRNGKVLEGWQTAEEGKNVCLKWLLWQQDLLIPTYQTTQQLLDTSTAVIYWHLSPAALTTFVLKFNTLAPVLINPSPSTNHSKIPKSLKRLLEFETWVSDWDRLYANYRDKGKERIVDQQNYPWRTSMKTTLEELKRILDIPTIEAELTGVNNLILIPHRDLHRFPLHALFDERFTITYLPSVQVGLNMQNQDPMEGWHTKPLLNVDDPTIDGIAPMPYAQLESAIVRQLFANSTAIVQNQATKASVIEKLNNDYRVFHFTGHGEYNSDQPENSRLGLTNDDCLTAKEISQFNLESYDLVTIAACETALTGNQTITTEYVGLVSAFLRAKVTYEP from the coding sequence ATGCTATCGAAAGTTCAAGAAATTAAGCGAGCAGTTCAGTCTGCTTTAAAAGTTCCGGAGCAGTTGTTTTACCAAGCCGAAAAGCAAGCTCAACAAGGTGAATACCAAGCTGCACTTGATTCACTGGATCTGGCTCTCGATCTTAGACCCAGAGATTCCAAGTTTTGGTATCATAAAGGGAAAATACTGGCTTATAATCTCAAAAATTCGCAAAAAGCGCTCCAAGCCTTTGATAATGCACTAACCTTTGTTACTGACAAAAATTTCCGCAAACAAGTTTTAAATGGTCGCGGCAATGTATTAAAAGATTTATGGTGTAATGAGGATGCAGCTGCTGCTTATCAGAAAGCGCTAAAGATAGACCCCAGCTATTGGCAGGCTCGTAAAGGGTGGGGATGGCTACTATTTAGTCGCTTTCATGAATACTTGATCACTCTGGCAAAACTGGACGAAGGGTTGCCGCTATCTCAAGCTCAACTAAAGGATTCGCGTCGAGGTGTACGTAATTATCATAAAGAAGGTTGCGGACAACTCCATCGCGCTAAAGGAAAAATTCACTACAAACATGGGTTACACCAGTCAGATCCCTTACCGTATTGGGAGAACGCTCAGAGAAGTTATCAAGAAGCTTTACGGTTTATCAATGCTCAAACGAAAGAATATTTGGAGGTAATTGAGGATCTAATTCAAGTCTTTTTAGCTTTGAGAAAAATTAAGGAAGCAGAACATTTGCAAAGAGAAGGCTTAGATTTATTGAACCGTCTGTCAGCGCAGGCTCAAAGCTTTCGAGAAAAAAGAATGCTTGCTCTTAAATTTACAGGTTTCAATCAGTTAACTGTAGATATTTGGGTGAGGAATGGGAAAGTTTTAGAAGGTTGGCAAACAGCAGAAGAAGGAAAAAATGTTTGTTTGAAGTGGTTGTTATGGCAACAGGATTTGTTAATCCCTACCTATCAAACAACTCAGCAGCTTCTTGATACTTCAACAGCAGTAATTTATTGGCATCTCAGTCCTGCTGCACTTACAACTTTTGTTTTAAAGTTTAATACCCTAGCTCCTGTCTTGATTAACCCAAGCCCATCTACCAACCATAGCAAAATACCAAAATCTCTAAAACGCTTACTGGAATTTGAAACGTGGGTCAGCGACTGGGATCGACTATATGCAAACTACCGAGACAAGGGAAAAGAACGGATTGTAGACCAGCAGAACTATCCTTGGCGAACCAGTATGAAAACTACTTTGGAGGAACTCAAACGCATTCTGGATATTCCTACAATTGAAGCTGAACTTACAGGTGTAAACAATCTGATTTTAATTCCTCACCGGGATTTACACCGTTTTCCCCTCCATGCTCTGTTTGATGAGCGTTTCACTATTACTTATCTGCCTAGTGTTCAAGTTGGATTAAATATGCAAAATCAAGATCCGATGGAGGGATGGCATACAAAACCGCTACTAAATGTAGATGACCCTACAATTGACGGGATTGCTCCAATGCCCTATGCTCAACTGGAATCCGCAATAGTTCGGCAACTGTTTGCCAACTCCACTGCCATTGTTCAAAACCAAGCCACCAAAGCTAGTGTCATTGAGAAATTAAATAACGATTATCGTGTATTTCATTTTACTGGACACGGAGAGTACAACAGCGATCAGCCGGAAAACTCTCGGCTTGGTTTGACAAATGACGATTGTCTGACTGCAAAGGAAATTAGCCAGTTCAATCTTGAGTCCTATGATTTAGTGACAATTGCTGCTTGTGAAACGGCTTTGACTGGAAACCAAACTATCACAACTGAATATGTCGGGCTGGTTAGTGCTTTCCTGCGGGCTAAAGTTACTTACGAGCCGTGA
- a CDS encoding ABC transporter ATP-binding protein → MTKKARQSKSFQRAADAPDLPSTPFRFICYFINQFRWWYVAAVILEIIHATCGIMLPYAIGEIIRGVTRRAGDNKPIFDAMRQPLMLFTALSVGEVVFGRSAGLLHTILHPIHRQHIVRSLYAYLQHHSHRYMSSSFSGALAHRISETSLGVTQTMQMMITEFMPVIVVYTVATMLLYRAYPPLAALVGIWAVLFISISFWLATRCRIYSQKAAAARSETTGIIVDAVTNITSSRLFARLGFERRYLNEQLRREIKEVRESNWYSERIRWFQFISAAILKISTLYYSLSLWSQGVIATADFVVATSLSLLIISEARNLSRRFLEFFEHIGNVANGVLIIVQPHELIDRDRAIAHSITQGKIEFRRVNFNYSDEKKVFHNLSVTVLAGQRIGLVGLSGSGKSTFVNLILRLFDPQSGQIIIDGVDIRDMTQDALHAQISLIPQDPSLFHRTLLENIRYGRLDATDEEVIEASRKAHAHDFIAQSKDGYDSLVGERGVKLSGGQRQRIAIARVILKDAPILILDEATSSLDSITEKAIQDTLDLAMNGKTVIVVAHRLSTIVHLDRILVFDKGRIIEDGSHAKLLALGGAYHRLWKMQAGGFLPENLGEEPIHQVRSGTDNVQKGMIA, encoded by the coding sequence ATGACGAAAAAAGCCAGACAATCCAAATCCTTTCAACGTGCTGCTGATGCACCAGATTTGCCATCAACTCCATTCAGGTTCATTTGCTATTTCATTAACCAGTTCCGCTGGTGGTATGTGGCAGCAGTGATCCTGGAGATAATACACGCAACCTGTGGGATTATGTTGCCTTATGCCATTGGTGAGATCATCCGGGGCGTAACGCGACGGGCGGGCGACAACAAGCCCATTTTTGATGCCATGAGGCAACCCCTGATGCTGTTCACCGCCTTGAGTGTGGGTGAAGTGGTATTCGGGCGATCGGCTGGACTCTTGCATACCATCCTCCATCCGATCCACAGACAGCACATCGTCCGATCGCTATATGCCTACTTGCAGCACCATTCGCATCGCTACATGAGCAGCAGTTTTTCCGGGGCATTGGCACATCGGATTAGCGAAACTTCTCTCGGTGTTACCCAGACGATGCAAATGATGATTACTGAATTTATGCCAGTAATCGTCGTGTATACTGTCGCCACAATGTTACTGTATCGCGCCTATCCTCCGCTTGCTGCACTCGTGGGAATATGGGCAGTTCTCTTCATCAGTATTTCGTTCTGGCTGGCAACTCGCTGCCGAATTTACTCCCAGAAAGCCGCAGCCGCAAGAAGTGAGACAACTGGCATCATTGTAGATGCAGTAACAAATATTACTAGTAGCCGACTGTTTGCTCGCTTGGGTTTTGAACGACGCTATTTGAATGAGCAATTAAGGCGCGAAATCAAAGAGGTAAGAGAGTCCAATTGGTACTCGGAGCGAATCCGCTGGTTTCAGTTCATCTCAGCAGCCATTCTGAAAATCAGCACCCTGTATTACTCGCTTTCCCTCTGGAGTCAAGGAGTGATCGCTACTGCTGACTTCGTTGTGGCAACCAGCCTGTCGCTGTTGATCATCAGTGAAGCCCGCAATTTGAGCCGCCGCTTTCTGGAATTTTTTGAACATATTGGTAATGTCGCCAATGGTGTCTTGATCATCGTTCAACCCCACGAGTTGATTGATCGCGATCGCGCGATCGCCCACTCAATCACCCAAGGTAAGATTGAGTTTCGGCGGGTGAATTTCAACTACTCGGATGAGAAGAAAGTTTTCCACAACCTTTCTGTTACCGTCTTAGCGGGACAGCGTATCGGACTAGTGGGCTTATCCGGCTCTGGAAAATCCACCTTTGTCAATTTGATTCTGCGTTTGTTCGACCCACAATCTGGACAGATTATCATTGATGGGGTCGATATTCGAGACATGACTCAAGATGCCTTACATGCTCAGATCAGCTTGATTCCTCAAGATCCGTCTCTGTTTCATCGCACTTTGCTAGAAAATATTCGTTACGGACGCTTGGATGCAACCGATGAAGAAGTGATCGAGGCCTCGCGAAAGGCTCATGCTCACGATTTCATCGCCCAAAGTAAGGATGGTTACGATTCTCTGGTGGGCGAACGTGGTGTCAAGTTGTCTGGAGGGCAGAGGCAGCGCATTGCGATCGCCCGGGTAATTCTCAAAGATGCGCCGATCCTGATATTGGATGAAGCCACCTCTAGTCTTGATTCAATCACCGAAAAAGCGATCCAAGATACCCTCGACTTAGCAATGAATGGGAAAACGGTGATCGTGGTGGCTCATCGGCTATCTACCATCGTCCATCTAGACCGGATTCTGGTGTTCGACAAAGGTCGCATTATCGAAGATGGTTCCCACGCCAAACTATTAGCACTCGGCGGCGCTTACCATAGGTTATGGAAAATGCAGGCGGGTGGATTTCTACCAGAAAATCTTGGCGAGGAACCCATACATCAGGTTCGCAGTGGCACAGATAATGTTCAAAAGGGAATGATCGCTTGA
- a CDS encoding tetratricopeptide repeat protein, whose protein sequence is METVCDRYSCASTYHHLGIVAQELREYDQARDYYQQALEIYIEFGDRYSCASTYHHLGIVAQELREYDQARDYYQQALEIYIEFGDRYSCASTYHHLGIVAQELREYDQARDYYQQALEINIKLGDRYSSARTYGQLGLFAQAQENYAEARANLQTALEIYVEYQDEYMATVTRENLEGLLE, encoded by the coding sequence ATGGAGACGGTTTGCGATCGCTATTCCTGTGCTAGTACTTACCACCACTTGGGAATCGTTGCCCAAGAGTTGCGGGAATACGACCAGGCACGGGATTATTATCAACAAGCCCTGGAAATATATATCGAATTTGGCGATCGCTATTCCTGTGCTAGTACTTACCACCACTTGGGAATCGTTGCCCAAGAGTTGCGGGAATACGACCAGGCACGGGATTATTATCAACAAGCCCTGGAAATATATATCGAATTTGGCGATCGCTATTCCTGTGCTAGTACTTACCACCACTTGGGAATCGTTGCCCAAGAGTTGCGGGAATACGACCAGGCACGGGATTATTATCAACAAGCCCTGGAAATCAATATCAAATTAGGCGATCGCTATTCGAGTGCTAGGACTTACGGACAATTAGGATTGTTTGCACAAGCGCAGGAAAATTACGCGGAAGCTAGGGCTAATTTGCAGACAGCGTTGGAGATATATGTTGAGTATCAGGATGAATATATGGCTACGGTGACGCGAGAGAATTTAGAGGGTTTACTGGAGTAG